Below is a window of Halarcobacter anaerophilus DNA.
TTAAACCTTGAGACAAATTTCTTCCTTGCATATGCCACGGAACGATATTTGAATGGTGTTCTAACGAAGAGATAATAACAGTTTTATAATCCCTTGTAAACGAACTGGCGACGAAGTTAATTGATTCACTCACTCCCTTAGTAAAAATTATCTCTTCGTTTAATGAGGCATTTATAAACTCTTTTAAAATTTTTCTGCTGTCTTCATATTTTTGGGTTGCTTTATTTGCATCGCTAAAGCTGCTTCTATGTGTATTTGCACAATATTTTTCATAATATTCAACTTGCGAATCAATAACGACTTGGGGCTTTTGTGTGGTTGCCGCGTTATCTAAGTAGACAATATCCGAGTTTTTGAAGTATGGAAAATCTTTTTTAAACATTATTGTCCCCTTCTAAATTTTTAAGAAATTCTGCAATTTTCGAGTCTTCGATTTTAGCGTAGATTTCGTTTTCAAAAGCTTTTAAAAGCATTTGTTTGGCTTTTTTCTCTTCTATTCCTCTTGCTTGAAGATATAAAAGCTGTTCTTTATTCAAACTTCCGGTTGTTGCTCCATGGCTTGCTTCTAACTCATCAATACATATTTCCAAATGCGGTCTTGCAAAAATTACCGCATCATCACTTAACAATACTGTATTTGAATTTTGTAAAACTTTTGAGAAGAGGGCACTTTCGTTTACTTTGCTTAAAGCATCAAAAGTAGCTTTTGAACTATCATCCAAAATATGTTTATATTTAATATTACTAAAACATTTTTGCCCGTTATGAGTAGTTCTAAAGATAGATTCTGATTTACTGTTTTTATATAGTTTAACCAAACCGTAGATATTTAATTTTGACTCTTTTTCATCTAAATTTGTAAAAAAGTTGTTTTTATTTGAACCTTCTCCTAGTTCAAGATTTATCATATTTAAAACTGCACTGTTTTTAAGATCTAAAGTATAGTTAATGTTTATATTAGAGTTTTCTCCTATATTTTGATATTTCAAATATTCAAGTTTTGCATTATCTTCGATAATAAACTCTCTATTAAACTCCTCATTTAAATCATTTCCTGCAAAAACCTCTATTATAGAAGCTTTTACCCCTTCTTTAATTTTTATTTTTAAAGAGCTTTTATTCTCTTCTTTTGGGTAATAAATCAGTTTTAAAGGCTCTTTGGTGTTTTCGTCAATTAAGAGTTCATCATTTTTTAAGTTCATTAGTCTCATCTTCTTTTCCTATTATTTCATACCCTTTGCTGTCTATTTCTAAAGCTAAACTGTAATCTCCTGTTTTTACTATTTTTCCGTTTTTCATAACATGTACAAAATCGGGTTTTATTTGTGAAAGCAGTTTATCATAGTGGGTAATCATTAAAATTGAACGATTTCCGTCTAATAAAGCATTTATAACTTTTGCAACCGTTTTAATAGCATCTACATCCAATCCTGAATCTATTTCATCAAGCATAATCAAATCAGGTTTTAGTAAAAGCAGTTGGATAAGTTCATTTCTTTTTTTCTCCCCGCCGCTGAAACCGTCGTTTAAATCTCTTTGTAGAAGTTTTTTATCTATATCAAATTTCCCTAGTTCCTCTTTAGTAAGTTTTAAAAAGTCCATAGCATCAAGCTCTTTTTCACCGAGATATTTTCTTTTTTCGTTTAAAGCTGTTTTTAGAAAATAGCTGTTATTTACTCCGGGAACTTCAACAGGATTCTGAAAACTCATAAAAATACCTTCATTTGCCCTGTCGCTTACACTTAAATCTAAAAGATTTTTATCTTTATAAGTTATCTCTCCTTCTGTAACTTCACAATCATAGTGATCACTTATGGTTTTTACCAAAGTTGATTTCCCTGCACCGTTTTGTCCCATTAGCACATGAACTTCACCCTTTTTTATATTTAAATTCAAACCTTTTAAAATCTCTTTATTATCAATATTTACTTTTAAATCTTTTATCTCTAACATTATTTATTCCTTAAACCAGATCCTACTTTTAAAGGGATCTTTTCTTATATTATTACTTTTTTGTGCAGTTTTTAAAACTGCTAAATTAAACAAAAATTCTAAAGGAGATAACAAATTATCTCTTTATCCGACACTTCCCTCAAGTGAAATATTAAGCAACTCTTTTGCTTCTGCCGCAAATTCCATCGGAAGTTCTTTTAGCACCTCTTTACAAAAACCGTTTACTATCATTGCAATTGCATCCTCTTCTGAGATCCCTCTTTGATTTAAATAAAATAGTTGTTCATCGGAAATCTTTGAAGTTGTTGCTTCATGCTCTATTTGTGCCGAGCTGTTTTTTATTTCATGATAAGGGAAAGTGTGGGCTTTACATCTGTTTCCTATTAAAAGGGAATCACACTCTGAAACATTTCTTGCATTTTTCGCTTTTTTACCTACTCTTACCAAACCTCTGTAGGCATTTACCCCTTTCATAGCAGAAATACCTTTTGAGATAATAGTCGATTTTGTATTCTCTCCTAGATGTATCATTTTTGTTCCCGTATCTGCTTGTTGGGCATGACTTGAAATAGCAACAGAATAAAACTCTCCAACAGAGTTTTTACCTTTTAAAATACATGATGGATATTTCCAAGTAATTGAAGAACCCGTTTCAACTTGTGTCCAAGAGATTTTTGAATTATCTCCTTTGCATATTCCTCTTTTCGTTACGAAATTTAGGATTCCGCCTTTTCCATCTTCATCTCCTGGATACCAGTTTTGAATAGTAGAGTATTTAATTTGTGAATTCTCTAATGCAATTAACTCAACAACTGCCGCATGAAGTTGTCTTTCATCTCTGCTTGGTGCAGAACAACCTTCATTATACGAAACATAACTATTATCATCGCAGATAATAAGTGTTCTTTCAAATTGACCCGTATTTAAGGCATTTATTCTAAAATATGTTGAAAGTTCCATCGGACATCTTGTATTAGGCGGAATATAAACAAAACTTCCGTCCGTAAAAACAGCTGCATTTAAAGCTGCAAAATAGTTATCGGCAGGTCCTACTACAGAAGCTAAATATTTTTTTAAAAGTTCAGGATGTTTGTGTGCAGCTTCTGATATGGAACAAAAAATTATTCCTAATTTTTCAAGCTCTTCTTGAAAAGTAGTTTTAACGGAAACCGAATCAAAAACAGCATCAACGGCAACTCCTGCCAAAACTTTTTGCTCTTCAAGCGGAATTCCTAATTTTTCATAGGTTTTTAATATCTCAGGATCAACTTCATCCAAAGAATCAACACCTTTTTTAGGAGCAGAAAAATATGAAATATCTTGATAATCTATTTTAGGATATTTTAAATTTGCCCATGTAGGTTCTTCCATTTTCAGCCATCTTCTATAAGCTTTAAGTCTAAATTCCAAAAGCCATTGGGGTTCATCTTTCTTTTTTGATATTGCTTTTATAACATCTTCATTTAACCCCTTTGGAAAAGTATCACTCTCTACAAGAGTTTCAAATCCAAGCTTGTAATCTCTACTTAAAATCTCTTTTATCTGTTTGTTATCACTCATAATAACCCCTTTGAAATAAAATAGGAGTATTTTAGTCCTATTTTTATAAACGAAATATATCACTTGTTCATTAATAAATTATTTACCGATTTTACTAATGAAGAAGTTTAAATTTTATTTAAAATTCTATTACTCTATTTCTTTATATTCGCTTCTAGTTTTTTTGTATAATATGAGATAGGGTAAGTTAAAAGTAAATACCCAAGTGCAAGAGGAATATAACTTTCCAAAGTAGAGTAGGTATAAGCATTTACCTCTTGGGCATTCATTGTAAATTCACTAATTGAAATTATTGAAAGAAGTGAAGAATCTTTTATAATACTTGCAAACTGTCCTGTTAATGCAGGTAACATTCTTCTAAAAGCTTGAGGAAAAATTACGT
It encodes the following:
- a CDS encoding SufB/SufD family protein, whose product is MRLMNLKNDELLIDENTKEPLKLIYYPKEENKSSLKIKIKEGVKASIIEVFAGNDLNEEFNREFIIEDNAKLEYLKYQNIGENSNININYTLDLKNSAVLNMINLELGEGSNKNNFFTNLDEKESKLNIYGLVKLYKNSKSESIFRTTHNGQKCFSNIKYKHILDDSSKATFDALSKVNESALFSKVLQNSNTVLLSDDAVIFARPHLEICIDELEASHGATTGSLNKEQLLYLQARGIEEKKAKQMLLKAFENEIYAKIEDSKIAEFLKNLEGDNNV
- the sufC gene encoding Fe-S cluster assembly ATPase SufC, giving the protein MLEIKDLKVNIDNKEILKGLNLNIKKGEVHVLMGQNGAGKSTLVKTISDHYDCEVTEGEITYKDKNLLDLSVSDRANEGIFMSFQNPVEVPGVNNSYFLKTALNEKRKYLGEKELDAMDFLKLTKEELGKFDIDKKLLQRDLNDGFSGGEKKRNELIQLLLLKPDLIMLDEIDSGLDVDAIKTVAKVINALLDGNRSILMITHYDKLLSQIKPDFVHVMKNGKIVKTGDYSLALEIDSKGYEIIGKEDETNELKK
- the sufB gene encoding Fe-S cluster assembly protein SufB, with product MSDNKQIKEILSRDYKLGFETLVESDTFPKGLNEDVIKAISKKKDEPQWLLEFRLKAYRRWLKMEEPTWANLKYPKIDYQDISYFSAPKKGVDSLDEVDPEILKTYEKLGIPLEEQKVLAGVAVDAVFDSVSVKTTFQEELEKLGIIFCSISEAAHKHPELLKKYLASVVGPADNYFAALNAAVFTDGSFVYIPPNTRCPMELSTYFRINALNTGQFERTLIICDDNSYVSYNEGCSAPSRDERQLHAAVVELIALENSQIKYSTIQNWYPGDEDGKGGILNFVTKRGICKGDNSKISWTQVETGSSITWKYPSCILKGKNSVGEFYSVAISSHAQQADTGTKMIHLGENTKSTIISKGISAMKGVNAYRGLVRVGKKAKNARNVSECDSLLIGNRCKAHTFPYHEIKNSSAQIEHEATTSKISDEQLFYLNQRGISEEDAIAMIVNGFCKEVLKELPMEFAAEAKELLNISLEGSVG